A single region of the Desulfonatronovibrio hydrogenovorans DSM 9292 genome encodes:
- a CDS encoding 2-hydroxymuconate tautomerase family protein, whose product MPYVNIRITREGATAEQKKELIRGVTKLLQDVLGKNPGSTFVIIDEVDTDNWGIGGEAVTELRKKAD is encoded by the coding sequence ATGCCTTATGTCAACATCAGAATAACCAGGGAAGGGGCTACGGCTGAGCAGAAAAAGGAACTCATCAGGGGAGTGACCAAACTTCTGCAGGACGTCCTGGGTAAGAATCCTGGATCAACCTTTGTGATAATCGACGAGGTGGATACTGACAATTGGGGAATTGGGGGCGAAGCTGTAACCGAGCTTCGAAAAAAAGCTGACTGA